The stretch of DNA CCCGAGGCATGGAACTGCGACCAGATCGCTGGCGAGTACCGGGACTGGCTGGATCAGGGCAACAAGGCGGGCGACTGGAAGTATGTCGGCCCGGTCTATGTCCATGTCGAGGACGGGGGCGAATACGACTGGGGCGATTGGATCGACTGGGCCAATGGCAACGGCTGCGCCGGCGGGGCGTTCATCAGGCCCGAAGTGCTGCCCGGGGTCGTGCTGGCACCTGGGCTGGTTGGCGGCCTGATCACGGCTGCGGGCGCGGGTGGCCTGATCGGCGCGCAGGCCGGCTCCGGCCCGCGGAGCCCTGGCTGAAGCTCGGTCAATCCGACCATGGAATGCGAAGGGCGGCCCGCGAGCCGCCCTTTTCCTTGGTCACTTCAGGGGCAGGATTTGCCGAATGATAAAGTCGGCTGCCTCTTCCGCGGTCATCTCGACCGTATTGACCCGGATTTCCGGATCTTCAGGCGCTTCATAGGGGCTGTCGATACCGGTGAAGTTCTTCAGCTTGCCGTCGCGGGCCTTCTTGTAGAGGCCCTTCACGTCGCGCGCCTCGGCCACTTCGAGCGGGGTGTCGACGTGGATCTCGATGAACTCGCCGTCGCCGATCATGTCGCGCACCAGCTGGCGGTCCGCCCGGAAGGGGCTGATGAAAGCGGTCAGCACGATCAGGCCCGCATCGGTCATCAGCTTGCACACCTCGCCGATGCGGCGGATGTTCTCGATCCGGTCGCTCTCGGTGAAGCCCAAGTCCTTGTTGAGCCCGTGGCGGACGTTGTCGCCGTCGAGCAGGAAGGTGTGGCGATTCATGATCGCCAGCTTCTTCTCGACTTCGTTGGCGATGGTCGACTTGCCCGATCCCGACAGGCCGGTGAACCACAGTACGCGCGGCGTCTGGTTTTTCATCGCGGCGTGATGCTCGCGGGTGATGTCGGTCGCCTGCCAGTGGACGTTCTGGCTGCGGCGCAGGCTGAAGTGCAGCATCCCGGCACCGACGGTGTGGTTGGTGATCTTGTCGATCAGGATGAATCCGCCGAGCGTGCGATTGTCGACGTAGGGATCGAACACCACGCGCTTGTCGGTGGTGATTTCGCACACGCCGATCTGGTTGAGATGGAGCGTCTGCGAAGCGAGATGTTCCATCGTATTGACGTCGATCTCGTACTTCGGATGGGCCACCGTCACGCTGACGGTCTGCGTGCCCAGCTTGAGCCAATAGGCGCGGCCGACGACCAGCGGCTCGTCGTCCATCCACACGATGGTGGTCTCGAACTGGTCGGCCACTTCGGGCGGGCTGTCGGCCGAAGCGAGCACGTCGCCGCGCGAGCAGTCGATCTCGTCATCGAGGCAGATCGTCACCGACTGGCCGGCGATGCCTTCATCGAGATCGCCGTCCATCACCACGACCGACTTGACGGTGCTGACTTTGCCCGAAGGCAACGATCGGACCCGGTCGCCGGGCTTGACCGTGCCGCTGGCGATGAGTCCGGAGAAACCGCGGAAGTCGAGGTTGGGGCGGTTGACCCATTGCACCGGCATGCGGAATGACTTCTCGGCATCGCCCGCGGCGTTGATCTCGACTTGTTCGAGGTGGTCGACCAGTGTTGGACCCTGGTACCACGGGGTCTTGGCCGAGTGAGTGGTGATGTTGTCGCCCTTGAAACCCGAGATCGGGATCGCGGTGTAACCCTCGATGCCGATGCTTTCGGCGAAATGCGCGTAATCGGCGACGATCGCGTCGAATTTGGCCTGATCGTAATCGATCAGGTCCATCTTGTTGACCGCCAGCACCAGATTGCGGATGCCGAGCTGGTGGCACAGGAAGCTGTGCCGCTTGGTCTGCACCAGCACGCCCTTGCGTGCGTCGATCAGGATCACCGCGAGGTCAGCGGTCGATGCGCCGGTGACCATGTTGCGGGTGTACTGTTCGTGTCCCGGGCAGTCGGCGACGATAAACTTGCGCTTCTCGGTCGCGAAAAAACGATAGGCGACGTCGATCGTGATGCCCTGCTCGCGTTCAGCGGCGAGGCCGTCGACCAGCAGAGCGAAGTCGATCTCCTGCCCCTGCGTGCCGACCTTCTTGCTGTCGCTTTCCAGTGCGGCAAGCTGGTCTTCGAAGATCATCTTGGAATCGTAGAGCAAGCGGCCGATCAGGGTCGACTTGCCGTCATCCACGCTGCCGCAGGTGATGAAGCGCAGCATCGACTTGTTCTGGTGCTGCTCGAGATAGGCTTCGATGTCCTCGGCGATCAGCGCGTCGGTCTGGTAAACCTGCTCGGTCATCAGAAGTACCCCTCCTGCTTCTTCTTCTCCATCGAGGCATCGCCGGCGTCCTTGTCGATCACGCGGCCCTGGCGTTCGCTGGTGGTGGTGAGGAGCATCTCCTGCACCACATCGGCGAGAGTCGCCGCCTCGCTCTCGACCGCACCGGTCAGCGGGAAGCATCCCAGCGTGCGGAAGCGGATCGACTTTTCGGTGATTTCGGGGCGCTTGCCCATGACCTTCTCGAGCCGTTCGATATCGTCGGCCATGAACAGTCCGCCTTCATGCTCGAAGGTCGGTCGCTTGGCGCTGAAATAGAGCGGCACGATCTCGATGTTCTCGGCCATGATGTATTGCCAGATGTCGAGCTCGGTCCAGTTCGAGATCGGGAAGACGCGGATGCTCTCGCCCTTCTTCTTGCGGGCGTTGTAGAGGTTCCACAGCTCGGGGCGCTGGTTCTTCGGGTCCCATCCGTGGCTGGCGGTACGGAAGGAGAAGATGCGTTCCTTGGCGCGGCTCTTCTCCTCGTCGCGGCGGGCGCCGCCGAAGGCCGCGTCGAAGCCGTATTTGTCGAGCGCCTGCTTGAGCCCTTCGGTCTTCCACATGTCAGTGTGCAGCGGGCCGTGATCGAACGGGTTGATCCCGCGCTCCATGGCCTCGGGGTTATGGTAGACGAGCAGTTCCATTCCCGCGTCGCGCGCGCTCTTCTCGCGCAGCGCATACATGTCCTTGAACTTCCAGGTCGTGTCGACGTGCAGCAGCGGGAAGGGCGGGGGCGACGGGAAGAAGGCCTTCTTTGCCAGGTGCAGCATCACCGCGCTGTCCTTGCCGATCGAATAGAGCATCACCGGCTTTTCCGCCTCGGCGACCACTTCGCGCATGATGTGGATCGCTTCCGCCTCGAGGCGCTGGAGATGGGTAAGGGTCTTGGCGTCGCTCATCGGAACTCCTTTTCGACCGATCGAGATAGTGCGAGCGCATCCTGGTGGACCTCCCATATGGGAGGTGGTATCCTGCTGACATGCGCATTCCCAACCTTGGAGAGACCGAACTCCTCCTGCCGCTCCACGGTGGGATGTTCGAACAGCCGATGTGGCAAACTTTTCTTCGTCGCTTGAAACGCGTGGCAGGCGGGGACCTAGCCATGCTTTCCCTGCGCACGCCCGGATCGCGCGACGAGCTGATCCTCAGCGATGGCGAACCCGGCGATGTTGCGCGGCTGCTGGGCGATACCATGCGCGAAGGGCGGACCTATGCGCTCGACGAACTGGTCGAGGGCAGGGCCGGTGGCGCCTACCCGGCGGACCTGCGCGCGATCCGGCTGCGCGATCCCGGCGGGCTCGAGGCCTGGCTGGCGCTTGGTGCGGACACGCCGCTCGAGGCCGAACATTCGAGCCTGCTCACGGCGCTCGCGCCGCACTTGCGCGTGGCGCTGAATGTCCTGGCCTCGCTCGAACGCGAGAAGGCCCGGGCCTCGATGAGCGCAGACGCCTTCCGGCGAATGAACTTCGGCTGGATTGCGGTCGATGAGCGCAGCCGGATCGTCGACTGCGATCCGCAGGCCGAACGCTTCCTCGAACGCTCGGGTTCGCTGCGTCGCGGGCCCTATGACCGCCTGGTGCCCTCGTCCCCCGGGGTCGATCGCCAATTGACCGCACTGGTGCGCGACTTCGCGGCCGATCAGCGCGACCGGCCACACGCGCTCAACCTCAGCCGCGATCCGTGGATCGACGTGCTTGTCTCACCTATGCACCTCGAATCGCTCACCGGCGACAGTCGCGCGGTTGCGGTGATCTATCTGCGCGGTGACCGGTCATCGAGCGCCGACCGGCACGAGCAACTGGTCGACCTGTTTGACCTGACTCCGGCTGAAGCACGGCTGGCATGGTCCTTGTCCCAAGGGCTTTCGATCGCCGAGGCGGCCGAAAATCATGGCCTGACGCTCGAGACGGCGCGCTATTATTCGAAGCGGATCTACGCCAAGACCGGCGCGCGCGGGCAGGTCGATCTGGTGCGCAATATCCTCACCGGCGTGCTGGCGCTAGCATAGCTTTCCTACAGGCTGACAGTCGCGCTAGGGCCGGGGCCGCTCTTTCTCCTGTTGCATCTCCCACACCACCCCCCCTCTGAAAAACGGGTAATGTGTCGCCTTCGGCCCGAGGCTGGCCAATAACGCGCTGTAAAGAAGGTCAATTTCTCCGCCGAGCAAAGGCGACACCGAGTCGCCTTTGTCGCCTTAGTCGACGCGGGTTGGATCGGTCCGGGCAGTCAGGTCAGGCCAGAAGGCCTCGGAACCGCGCGCTACCACCAACTCGCCGAGTACGCGGCTCCAATGCGCATCGTTGCCGAACTCGCTGCGCCATTGCCAAAGCCGCTTGGTCAGTTCGTGAAGCCCATATTCTTCGGTGAAGCCGATAGCACCATGGACCTGATGCGCGACGGTCGAGCCCACGCCTACTGCGCGGTTGGCGCGCAGTTTGGCGGCGGCCACTTCGAAGGTCGCATCGCCGCGGTCGAGTGCCTGAGCCGCGCCCATCGCCGCGCAATTGGCGGCTGCGGCCTCGCAGGCGAAGGTGGCGAGGCTTTGCTGGACCGCCTGGAACTTGCCCAGCGGGCGGCCGAACTGCTGGCGCTCGTTGACATAGCCGACTGCTATCGCCAGCGCCGCGTCGAGCGCTCCGGCGATCTGCGCGCCGCGGGCGAAGGCGCACAGCAGGAAATGCTCCTGGCTGCCCTCCTGTGCGCGCCCGGCAATGATCGCTTCAGGCAGAGGCAGGGCGAGCGCGTGGTATCCGGCGAGGCGGAACACCACCAGCGCGTCCTCCCATGTGCCACCGAAGCCGCCTTCGGTCTCGGGAGCCAGTAGCAGCGGCAGGCCGAGCTCTTCGATCCGCGCCCAGTCGCGTTCCATGGTGGCGCTCGAGCTGAGTTCGGCGAACAGCGGATCGGCCATTTCGGCCAGCATGCGGCGGGTGTCACTCATCTCAGGCCAAGTCCCCGTGCGATGATGCCTTTGAGGATTTCGCGCGTCCCTCCACGCAGCGAGAAGCTGGGCGAGACCTGTAGCAGATAGGCGGTGACGCGGGCGAGCGCGTCCTCGCCGTTCAGGTCCATCTCCACCACCGCCTGCACCAGCTCGGGGATCGCCTGTTCGTAGGAATTGCCCAGGTCTTTGACGATAGTCGCTTCGAGTGCGGGGTCCTCGCCACGCGCCAGCTTGGCAGCGACCGAAGCACTCATCAGCCGCAACGTCCATGCCTCAGCCGCGAGCCGCCCGACAAGTTCGCGTACCGTCTGATCGGGGTGCTTGCCCGCATGGCGGACCAGTTCGGTGAACAGCGCCATCGATGACAGGTAACGCTCGGGCCCCGAGCGCTCGAGCGACAGCTCGGCGGTCGCCTGCTTCCACCCATTGCCCTCTTCCCCGAGCAGCGCGGTTGCGGGCAGGCGCACGTCTTCGAAGAACACCTCGTTGAATTCATGCGCACCGGTCAGGTCGATGATCGGCTTCACCGTCACGCCCGGAGCGTCCATCGGGATGACGAATTGCGACAGGCCCTGCTGACGCTCGCTGCCCGGTTCGGAGCGGATCAGCGCGATCATGAAATGCGCGACATGCGCGCCGGTGGTCCAAACCTTCTGGCCGTTGATGACCCAGTCATCGCCGTCACGCCGTGCCGAGGTCCGCACAGAGGCAAGATCGGAACCCGAATTGGGTTCGCTGAGACCGATGCAGGCGAAAGCCTCGCCCCGCGCAATCGCGGGCACCCAGCGACGCTTCAGCTCCTCATTGCCCATGCGCAGCAACAAGGGCCCGCTCTGGCGGTCGGCAATCCAGTGCGCGCCGACCGGCGCACCCGCCGCCAGCAGTTCCTCGATCACCACGTAGCGCTCGATCTGGCTGCGTTCGTGCCCGCCGTATTCCCTGGGCCAGGTCATGCCCAGCAGCCCGGCCTCTCCCAGCCTGCGGCTGAAGGCCGGATCGGCCTTGGTCCAGCAATTGGCGCGACGGACCGGGTCGCGCTCGCCATGCTCGGCGACCAAGGCACGCACCTGCTCGCGCAAGGCGGTGGCGCTTTCGGGCCAGTCGACGGCCTCTGTAGCGAAGGTCTGCAAGGCTTCTCCTCTCGCGCCCTCTCTCACCAATCTATCGCCGCAGCGCAAGACCCGTTGCATCGAGAAACGAATCCCGACAGTGTATGCCCTATAGCGAGTCCTGGAGGAGAGAGATGATGACCGACTACAAGAACCTGATCGATGGCGAGATGGTCGACAATGGCCGCTGGATGGAGGTCGTCAATCCCGCCACTGAGGAAGTGTTTGCCCGCGTTCCAGCCTGCGGCAAGGACGAGCTCGATCGCGCCGTCACCGCTGCGCGCCGCGCCTTCAAGACCTGGCGCAAGACCAGTTCCGAGGAACGCCAGAAGGTGGTCCAGGGGATCGCCGCCGCGATCAAGGACAATGCGGACGAGCTGTTCCGCCTGCTCACCGCCGAACAGGGCAAGCCGCACCACCAGGCGCAGATGGAAATCTACGGTGCCGCGGGGCTGGCTGCCGCGCAGTCGACCCTGACGCTGGACGACGTGATCAACCAGGATGACGAGGAGCGCCTCAGCCGCACCCGCCGCGTGCCGGTGGGCGTGGTCGGCGGGATCGTGCCGTGGAACTTCCCCGTGATGATGGCGATCCAGAAGATCGTCCCCGCGCTGATTTCGGGCTGCACCATCGTGCTCAAGCCATCGCCCTTCACCCCGCTGACCACGCTGCGCGTGGCCGAGCTGATCAAGGACGTGGTCCCGGCCGGCACGGTCAACATCATTACCGGCGAGGACAGCCTCGGCCCGCTGATCACCGAGCATCCGGATATCGACAAGGTGACCTTCACCGGTTCGACCGCGACCGGCAAGAAGATCATGGAAGGCGCTTCGAAGGACCTCAAGCGCATCACGCTCGAACTCGGCGGCAATGACGCCTCGATCGTGCTGCCCGATGCCGATGTCGAAAAGGTTGCCGAACAGCTGTTCTGGTCGAGCTTCACCAATGCCGGGCAGATCTGCGTGGCGGCGAAGCGCATCTACATCCACGAGGACATCTACGACGACCTGAGCAAGGCAATCGCCGAATACGCCAAGGGCGTGACCGTGGGTGACGGATCGCAGCAGGGCACGGGCGTCGGGCCGATCCAGAACAAGAAGCAGTTCGATCGCGTGTGCGAACTGATCCAGGACGCCAAGGACAAGGGCTACAAGTTCCTGACCGGCGGCAATGTCGATCCTACGGGCACCGGCTATTACGTGCCGATCACCATCCTCGACAATCCGCCCGAAGACGCGCGGATCGTGGCTGAGGAACAGTTCGGCCCGGTCATGCCGCTGATGAAGTTCTCGACCGTCGACGAGGTGATCGCGCGGGCCAATAACTCCGACTACGGGCTGGCCGGTGCGGTCTGGACCAAGGACGTCGACAAGGGCGTCGAGATTGCCGAGCAGCTCGAAACCGGCACGGTGTGGGTCAACGAGTTCCTCCACATCTCGCCGCTGGCCCCCTTCGGCGGGCACAAGCAGTCGGGCTTCGGTGCGGAATACGGGCTCGATGGCCTCAAGGAATTCACCTACCCGCAGGTGATCACGGTCAAGCGCAACGCGGCGGTCTGACGCCTAACCGAGTGCGCGCAGGGTAGCTTCGTCGTCCACATCGGCGAGGGTGCCCTGCGGCGCCGCGACCAGTTCAGCCGCGCCCAGCAAGGCGCGAGCACCCTTGTCGCCGCTGGCAAGCACCAGCCGATCGAAATGCGCGCTGCCGAAGACGGCGGGTGGCATCGCAGCCGTGCCATCGGTTGAGGCGACCAGCGCCGCTTCTCCCTGTATGCGGGCCTTAGCCAGCAAGGCGACGAAATGGGCATGGGGCACCAGCGGCATGTCGGCGAGTGCGATCAATAGCTGGTCGATCTTAGCTTCCTTGGCTAACCGCCCCGCGAGGGCGACCGAAGTGCCCATGCCCTGCGCGGCATCGGGGTTCGGGACCGGATTGAAACCCGCCTCCACCCAGCCGGGAACGCAGGGATGCTCCGGATCGGACACGCTCACCCAGCGGTGGGCGAAAGCGAGCTGCGCCAGGGCGTCGGCGGCATGCAGGCCCAGCATCTTGCCCCGGAAACCCGCCGCCAGCTTGTCGCCGCCGAACCGGCGCGATTGCCCGGCGGCGAGTAGCGCCACCGCAAGGCGCGGCACCTCACCCAAGCCCGGCCTCGAAGGGGGTGTCCTGGTAGGCCTTCACGATCTCCGCCAGTGCCGAAAGCGCCAGCGTGTCGGGATCACGCGAGGAATGGAACAGGCCGATCGGCGCGTGGATGCTGGCGACCTGCTGCTCCGACACACCCGCCTGCGCCAGCGCCTCGCGGCGTAGCGCATGCGCGCGGCGCCCACCCATTGCCCCGAAGTAGAAATGCGGCAGCGCCAGCGCGCGCTGCATCAGCGCCAGCTCCCAGTCGTGATCGTGAAACAGGAAGACGAAGGCGGTCCAGTGGTCGCCATGCAGCCCGTCGGTCTCGGTGGTGCGGGTAAGCCGGCTGGCCGCGAGCCCCTCGCCCGCAAGTGCCGCTACCAGATCGCCATCGGGCGACAGGACTTCGACCTCGAGATCCATGGTCCGGGAGAGGCGGGCGAGCGCGGCCACGCCCGCGCCATGGCCGACCAGCACCAGCCGCGGCTGCGGCCAGTGGCCGAAGCGCCCGCAGCCGCCGGCGAAATCGAAGGAGGGGCTGGCCCAAACCTTCTCGAAGGCCGCGCCATCGGGTTTGATCGCGACCGAGAACGGCCTGCGCGCGGCAACCGCGGCAAGGCTCGCCTCGACCAGCGCGGCGTCGCCAAGCGGCTGGAAATGGATGTCGAGCCCGCCGCCGCAGGGCAGGCGAATGTCGAGATAGGGCGAACCCGCGCCGAAGCGCACGATCCGCGGCGCGCCTTCGTCAAGCGCAGCCAGCGCCTCGGCCACCACCGCATTCTCGATGCAGCCGCCCGAGAGCGAGCCGTTGAAGCTGCCGTCCTCGCACACGCCCATATGCGTGCCGGGATTGCGCATCGAACTGCCCTCGACCGCGAGCACGGTGACCAGCACGCAGCGCTGGCCCTGGCCGAGTTTCCCCGCGAGGAAGCGAAATACGCGCGGGGAATCCATCGCGATCCTATCCGGTGATGCCGGCGAGGTAGGCGATGATCGCGGCGCGCCTGGCCTCGTCGCTCACCGCGCCCGCGGCCATCGAGGTGCCGGGTACCTTGGCGGCGGGATTGGCGAGGAAGGCGTCGAGTTCCTCCTCGCTCCAGGTGATGCCCGATCCCTTCATCGCGTCCGAATAGGCGAAACCGGCCAGCGTGCCGGCTTTGCGCCCGACCACTCCGGCGAGATTGGGCCCGACGCCCGAAGCGCCTCCGAGTTCGACCGAATGGCAGGCCGCGCAGGCGGCAAAGGCGGCCTTGCCCGCCGCGCTCGGGTCGGCTGCCGCGCTGTCGGGTGTGGCAGCCACGGGGGTCCCGGGCTCGCGTACCACGATCTGTTCGACCGGCGGTTCAGGGTCGGATCCGCAAGCGGCCAGCGCCAGCGCAAGGGCGAGGGTCAGGGGACGGGCGAGAGTGGCCTTGTACATGCTCTGGGTCTCCTTTCCGCGCTCAGGCGAACTGCTTGGCGAAGGGCATTTCGCGCAGGCGCTTGCCCGACGCCGCGAAGATCGCGTTGGCCAGCGCCGGGGCGACCGGGGGCAAGCCGGGCTCGCCCGCGCCGCCCAGCGTCACGTGGTCGCCATTGATGATCTCCACCGCGATGGCGGGGCATTCGTTCATGCGCAGCATCTTGTAATCGTGGAAATTGCTCTGCTCGACCGCGCCGTCCTTGAGCGAGATCTCGCCATGGAGCGCGGCGGTCAGGCCATAGACGATGCCGCCCTCCATCTGGTTGCGGAAACCGTCGGGGTTCACCGCGAAGCCCGGATCGGCCGCGCACCACACCGTGACCAGCTTTGGCGATCCCGAGGTCATGTCGACCTCGACCACCTCGGCCACGATGGTGCCGAAGGATTCGACCAGCGCCACGCCCTTGCCATGGCCTTCGGGCGTGTTGCCCCAGTCGGCCATCGCGGCGACCTTCTCCAGCACCGCCTTGTGGCGCGGCGACTGGCCCAGCATTCCCAGCCGGAATTCGACCGGGTCCTTGTTCGCCGCATGTGCGGCCTCGTCGATGAAGCTTTCGATGAAGAAACCCTGCTGGCCGTGGTCGACCGAACGCAGCGACGCGAAGGGCAGGAGCAATTCGGCTTCGGCCACGCGGATCGACTTGTTGGGAATGTCGTAGAATGCGCAATCGAACGACCCCGGCGGGTCGTGCCGCTGGGTGAACACGTTGTTGTAGGCCACCAGCTTGCCGTTCTGGTCCAGCCCGCCCTTGAAGCGGCTGATATCGGCGCAGCGGAACAGGCCCTTTTGGGTGTCTTCCTCGCGCGACCAGATCATCTTGACCGGATAGCCGGTCGCCGCGCCGATCCGCGCGGCCATGGTCACGTAATCGGTTTCAAGCCGCCGCCCGAAGCCGCCGCCCAGCAGCGGATGGTGGAGGGTCACGTCATCGGCGCTTAGCCCGGTGGCCTTGGCTGCCGCGGTGCGCGCCATCAGCGGCACCTGCGTGCTGGTCCAGACATCGCACTTGCCGTCGCGCACCCACACGGTGGCGTTCATCGGTTCGAGCGGCGCATGGGCGAGATAGGGCACGCGATATTCGGCCTCTACCTTGGTCGCGGCGCTGCCGAAGGCATCCACCGCATCGCCATTCCCGGCTGCTTCGTCCCCGCCGCCGTCACCGGCTTCGTCGAGCGCTGCGGTGAAGCGGGCATACTGGTCATCGCTGGTGCGGATCGCGCTCTCGGGCTCGCTGTATTCGGCGGTGATGAGGTTTAGCGCTTGCTGCGCCTGCCAGTATCCATCGGCCACCACCGCGATGAAATCGCCCATGTTGAGGATCTGCAGCACGCCGGGCATGCCCTTTGCCTGTTCGGCCTGCATCGATGTCACGCGCGTGCCGGGCACGGGTACGCGGCGCAAGGCGGCGTAGCTGAGCTGCTGGTCGGGCACGACCGCGTCGATCCCGAAGCTGGCCGACCCGTCGACCTTGGCCGGGATGTCGAGCCGCGGCGCATCGGTGCCCATCAGGCGATAGGCCTTGGGCTGCTTGAGCGGTGGGGTCTGCGGCATGTCCTGTTCGGCCGCAGCCGCGGCGAATTCGGCATAGGGGGCTGACTTGCCCGAGGCGGCATGGCTCAGCATGCTGTTGGCGGTGACGATCTCGCTGGCCGGGACGCCCCAGCTCTTTGCCGCGGCGGCGACCAGCATGTGCCGCGCGGCCGCGCCCGCGATGCGCATGGTGTGCTGGCCGGTCGACCGGACCGAGGAACTGCCGCCGGTGATCATGGCGTCGGCCAGTCGCCCGATATTGGTGAACAGCCCGTTCCAGGTCGGCTCGAGCCAGTCGGGTGCGTTAACCGTGCCCGGCGCGACGAACAGCCGCGCGGTGTCGGTGACGATGTAATTGCCGTCTGCCGGCGCCTGCATCACCCGCACCAGCGACCAGTCGGCGTCGAGCTCGTCCGCCAGCATCTGGGCCAGCGCCGAATGCGCGCCCTGGCCCATCTCGCAATGCGGGACGATCGCGGTAGCGACATTGTTGGCGTCGATCTTGAGCCAGCTGTTGATCAGCTGTTCGCCCTCGCCATTCGCGACGATCGGGCCGAGCTTGCCGACCGGGTTGCCCGGGCGCACGCCCACACCGATCAGCAATGCGCCGCCGGTCAGGACACCCGCGCCGATGAAGCCGCGGCGGGTCCACTTGGCCGCGCGGCTGCGCTGCGGCTTGGGATTGTCGGCATTGTCCATCACGCAGCCTCCTCGGTCGAGGTGGGTTCGATCCCGGCGGCAACCTTGATCGCGCGGCGGATGCGGACATAGGTGCCGCAGCGGCAGATATTGCCCGACATGGCGGCGTCGATCTGTTCGTCGGTGGGGCGCGGAATGTCGCGCAGCAATGCGGTGGCCGCCATGATCTGGCCCGACTGGCAATAGCCGCATTGCGGTACCTGCTCGCTGATCCAGGCCTGCTGGATCCTGCTTAGCTCGCCATCGGGTCCGGCGATACCTTCGATGGTGGTGATTGCCTTGCCCTCGGCCTCCGAAACCGGGGTGGAGCAGCTGCGGATCGGCTGGCCGTCGAGGTGCACGGTGCAGGCCCCGCATTGGGCGATGCCGCAACCAAACTTGGTTCCGGTCATGCCCAGCTTTTCACGCACGACCCACAGGATCGGCGTGGCCGGATCGGCTTCTACCGTGGTCGGTTTGCCGTTGATCGTGAAGCTCACCATTGCGCCCTCGTACCTTGTCTCGAAATGTTCAGGCCAGAATGCGCGAGCGAAAACCGGTTGTCCACCGCAACCTATCTGCGAGTGGAAATTTGCCTATGGGGTCTGGGGGTTAGCGTCCCACGCGGGCCTTTCGAAGGTGACCAGTTCGGCGATCTCGCGCGATTGCGGGCCGATGGTCAAGGCATTCGCCACGCCGGGCAGGACAGCGACCGAAAAGATCTCGCCGATCACACCTTCGAGATAGAACCATTGTTCGAGAGCGCCCGTCTCCAGCGAGACGATGGCAATGCCGCAACGTGCTTCCTCGCCGCGTTGCGCCAGCCTTTCGTCCAGTGCCAGGCCTTCGAAGCGCCCATCGCGCGGCTTGGACAGCCCGATCAGCGCGTGTTTGCCGAACAGCGCCAGTCCGCGCAGGAAGCCGGGCTGGAAGCACAAGGGATCGAACCGGCCGCTATCGAGGTCGATCCGGCCAAGCTCGCCAGTGCCCGAATTGAGCACCCACAGCTCGCCATCGTGCCAGCGGGGCGAATGCGGCATGGACAGGCCTTGCGCCACGATCCGGTCGTTGGCGATGTCGATCACCAGTCCGCCATTGCGCCGGTGCGGGCGCCAGCCATCCTTGTCGTCAGACTGTGCCACCGCGGTGACATAGCGCGGCTGGCCCTCGACCATGGCGAGGCCGTTGAGGTGGCAGCGATCCTCCGGCGCCAGGGCGCTGATGAAATCGGGTTTCCACAAGGGGCGGAAACTGTGCGTCAGGCTCGGCTCGCACAGGCAGGAATAGCGCGTGTTGACCACCACCACCCCGCCGCTGTCGCGAATACCCAATTCGTGGAAGTCGATGTTGCCCATGACCTGCATGTTGCGCGGGATATAGAGCCGGTCATGCTTGCCATTGGCGCGTTCGTTGGGAGCGAGGACGTTCTCGAGCCGCACGAGCTGGGTCAGCGTGCCCAGGTAGATCCGTTGCGCATCGCCGACCACGCCCATCGCCTGCGGATAGAACGCCTCGTGCACCGCCAGCTTGCCGTCGGGCGAATGGCCGACGAGGTAGAGGTAGCCCGACTGGTAGGAGGTGAAGGCGAGCGAGATGCCGGCCTGGGCGAGATAGCCGGCGAGACCGGGCGAGAAGTCGAGCGTCACCTTCGGCGGTTCGCCTGATGGCGG from Erythrobacter mangrovi encodes:
- the cysN gene encoding sulfate adenylyltransferase subunit CysN, with amino-acid sequence MTEQVYQTDALIAEDIEAYLEQHQNKSMLRFITCGSVDDGKSTLIGRLLYDSKMIFEDQLAALESDSKKVGTQGQEIDFALLVDGLAAEREQGITIDVAYRFFATEKRKFIVADCPGHEQYTRNMVTGASTADLAVILIDARKGVLVQTKRHSFLCHQLGIRNLVLAVNKMDLIDYDQAKFDAIVADYAHFAESIGIEGYTAIPISGFKGDNITTHSAKTPWYQGPTLVDHLEQVEINAAGDAEKSFRMPVQWVNRPNLDFRGFSGLIASGTVKPGDRVRSLPSGKVSTVKSVVVMDGDLDEGIAGQSVTICLDDEIDCSRGDVLASADSPPEVADQFETTIVWMDDEPLVVGRAYWLKLGTQTVSVTVAHPKYEIDVNTMEHLASQTLHLNQIGVCEITTDKRVVFDPYVDNRTLGGFILIDKITNHTVGAGMLHFSLRRSQNVHWQATDITREHHAAMKNQTPRVLWFTGLSGSGKSTIANEVEKKLAIMNRHTFLLDGDNVRHGLNKDLGFTESDRIENIRRIGEVCKLMTDAGLIVLTAFISPFRADRQLVRDMIGDGEFIEIHVDTPLEVAEARDVKGLYKKARDGKLKNFTGIDSPYEAPEDPEIRVNTVEMTAEEAADFIIRQILPLK
- the cysD gene encoding sulfate adenylyltransferase subunit CysD is translated as MSDAKTLTHLQRLEAEAIHIMREVVAEAEKPVMLYSIGKDSAVMLHLAKKAFFPSPPPFPLLHVDTTWKFKDMYALREKSARDAGMELLVYHNPEAMERGINPFDHGPLHTDMWKTEGLKQALDKYGFDAAFGGARRDEEKSRAKERIFSFRTASHGWDPKNQRPELWNLYNARKKKGESIRVFPISNWTELDIWQYIMAENIEIVPLYFSAKRPTFEHEGGLFMADDIERLEKVMGKRPEITEKSIRFRTLGCFPLTGAVESEAATLADVVQEMLLTTTSERQGRVIDKDAGDASMEKKKQEGYF
- a CDS encoding helix-turn-helix transcriptional regulator; the encoded protein is MRIPNLGETELLLPLHGGMFEQPMWQTFLRRLKRVAGGDLAMLSLRTPGSRDELILSDGEPGDVARLLGDTMREGRTYALDELVEGRAGGAYPADLRAIRLRDPGGLEAWLALGADTPLEAEHSSLLTALAPHLRVALNVLASLEREKARASMSADAFRRMNFGWIAVDERSRIVDCDPQAERFLERSGSLRRGPYDRLVPSSPGVDRQLTALVRDFAADQRDRPHALNLSRDPWIDVLVSPMHLESLTGDSRAVAVIYLRGDRSSSADRHEQLVDLFDLTPAEARLAWSLSQGLSIAEAAENHGLTLETARYYSKRIYAKTGARGQVDLVRNILTGVLALA
- a CDS encoding acyl-CoA dehydrogenase family protein, translating into MSDTRRMLAEMADPLFAELSSSATMERDWARIEELGLPLLLAPETEGGFGGTWEDALVVFRLAGYHALALPLPEAIIAGRAQEGSQEHFLLCAFARGAQIAGALDAALAIAVGYVNERQQFGRPLGKFQAVQQSLATFACEAAAANCAAMGAAQALDRGDATFEVAAAKLRANRAVGVGSTVAHQVHGAIGFTEEYGLHELTKRLWQWRSEFGNDAHWSRVLGELVVARGSEAFWPDLTARTDPTRVD
- a CDS encoding acyl-CoA dehydrogenase family protein, which gives rise to MQTFATEAVDWPESATALREQVRALVAEHGERDPVRRANCWTKADPAFSRRLGEAGLLGMTWPREYGGHERSQIERYVVIEELLAAGAPVGAHWIADRQSGPLLLRMGNEELKRRWVPAIARGEAFACIGLSEPNSGSDLASVRTSARRDGDDWVINGQKVWTTGAHVAHFMIALIRSEPGSERQQGLSQFVIPMDAPGVTVKPIIDLTGAHEFNEVFFEDVRLPATALLGEEGNGWKQATAELSLERSGPERYLSSMALFTELVRHAGKHPDQTVRELVGRLAAEAWTLRLMSASVAAKLARGEDPALEATIVKDLGNSYEQAIPELVQAVVEMDLNGEDALARVTAYLLQVSPSFSLRGGTREILKGIIARGLGLR